The window GTCAGCTGGACGCAAATATTCAAAATCAAAATGAATATCGCGGAATCCATATTTTTTTGCTGTAGCTACAATTGTATTGAGGAATTTATCTTGTATAGCCATGTCATTCAGTATGATTCTACCCAATTCGTCATTAAATTGTCCTTCTTCTTGATTTGTGATCACCATGACTAGTATATTTCCGTTAGCTTTCGCAATGTCTGGGAATTGTCCCAGAGGGGGTTCATCCAATGTTCCATCCCTTTGTGCTTGAAAACTAAATGGAGATAAGTAGGTTAAATAAGGAGCAGCATCTCGTGCACTTTTTTCCAAATTATCAGGAACAGTTTCACCAAACGGTTCCACATAGGCGTTAAATTCGGCTTCATTTTTGGGCTCTGGCGGAATATAAAGACGAAATCCAATTTGAAGTGGTTGATTTGGTGAAATATTATTTATGCTCGCTAACTCTTGATAGGGAATTCCGTAAGATTGACTAATAGACCAAAGGCTATCTCCGGCTTTGATAAAGTAAAAACTACCGACTATCGGGATGACTAATGTTTGACCGACAACGAGCTGATTGGGGTTTGGAATTTCATTTGCATTAATAAGTTCATCGACATTAGTACCGTAAGCTTGAGCGATGCCAAAAAGTGATTGATTCTGTTGGACAACGTGAATCTGCACCAAGGTCCCTCCTTTTCATTTCACTATAAACAGTGTATGAGAGGGCTTGTTTTTCTATGTCATTTCTCTCCCTTATTATTTAGATTGAAAGAAGTGGAGTGAGAAGTATTCGCCTTTAGTACATTTTTCATCATTTTAAGAGCATAATGATTATCCTGCTTACTAACGGATGCAATACAATCTTCAGGAATGGTCAAGGTGAATTCGCGCATATACGCGTCATTTGCCGTAAAGAGAACGCAAATATTTCCTGCCAGTCCTGTAAGGATGAGCGAACTGACTTGAAGTTGGTGCAATAACGTATTCAGGGCTGTTCCGTAAAAAGCAGAATGCTTTGGTTTAATTAAAAAATAATCTTTATCATCTGGTCGTAGCTCTTGTAGAAAAGAAGAACTAGTATCATTTTCGCAGGCGCGATAGATTTTTTCTATGTCTGCTTGCCATAGGTTATAATGGTCATTAATATAAATAATAGGAAAATCATGCTCATAACATAATGACTTAAGATTGATGATGGGTTTGATGATTTTTTTGGCATTCTCTAAAAGTGCTTCCCCGTGATCAAAATCAAAAGAATTAATCACGTCAATAATGAGAAGAGCATGAGAAGATGGTTTAGTCATAGGTAAACTCCTTTTCTGGAAAGACTGTTTTCGCAAAGTTTGTGGCTTTTCGGATCAGTGTATCCTCTATGATATAGCTTTGTTTCGGGCATCATTTACGAAAAGCGGAAGTGGCTCACCCTGAGGCGACAGGCAAACGGAGGATTTAGTCAAAAATCAGATAAAATAGCCACAATGTATACGAAAAGAGCCTTTGGAAAATAAGTGTAAAATTTAAAAATACTTTAATATCGAGCTTCATCCTTCATCGGTTTCGGGTCTAAGTCAAGCTAATTATGTGATGAAGAGCGCCATATGTTAGCCTTCGTCTTATTCTGGTCGCTGGTAATCGGATGACTTGCGCATTCCATAGTATAGTTTGGAGTAACTCGCTTGATTTTATAAGGAGAGTAAAATGAATTCTAAAGATGAAGAATATATGAGAATAGCGATTCTAGAAGCAAAAAAGGCAGAAAAAATAGATGAGGTACCAATTGGTGCTGTTGTTGTAATTGACGGGAAAATTATTTCCTCTGCTTATAATTTGAGAGAGAAGACTCAAAACGCCGTCAAACATGCTGAGCTAATCGCGATTGAAAAAGCGTGTGAAGTTATGGGTACCTGGCGGTTAGAACGTGCAGAACTCTATGTCACGCTAGAACCTTGTCCTATGTGTAGTGGAGCGATTCTTTTATCGCGAGTGGAACGTGTGGTTTATGGGGCTAAAGATCCAAAAGCAGGTTGTGCAGGCTCATTAATGAATCTTTTGACGGATGGACGATTTAATCATCAGTGCGAAGTCAAAAGTGGTATACTAGAAGAAGAGTGTGGGATGTTGCTCAGTCATTTTTTTCGGGAACTTCGAAAGAAAAAGAAAGCCGGAAAGAAACAAAAACAAGCTTCGGATTAATAGGTAAAATTTAACAAGTGAGAATCGTTGCTTTTTTTTCGAATAGCTAGTATACTTCTATTTGTGTCAGATATTGACGCAACCAAATATGGTTTCAATTTTGCCGTGCTAAGCGGGGAGGTAGCGGTGCCCTGTACTCGCAATCCGCTCTAGCGAGGCCGAATCCCTTTCCAAGGCTAACACTTTGTAGGGCTGCCTCAAGTAAGTGGTGTTGACGCTTGGGTCCTGCGCAATGAGAACCCACGAACTATGTCAGGTCCGGAAGGAAGCAGCATTAAGTGGATCATCTCATGTGCCGCAGGGTTGCCTGAGCCGAGCTAACTGCTTGAGTAACGCCTATGAATGTTAGTCGACGAAAGGTGCACGGCAGTTATTTCACATATTAAACTCATCTGTTTATACAGATGAGTTTTTTTGTATTGAAATGAGTCCTCATAATAATGGGAACATCGCCATGAAGTGAGCGTTTACCGCTTTTCTTGTATTTTCATATACGGTATAATAAATACAATCATTATTTATGGAGGAGGGAATACATGGCTTACCAAGCTTTATATCGTGTTTGGCGTCCCAAAAAGTTTGTGGATGTAGTAGGACAGCAACATGTAACAAAAACTTTACAAAACGCCCTCCTTCAACAAAAAATCTCACATGCATATTTATTCTCTGGTCCAAGGGGAACAGGGAAAACAAGTGCAGCAAAGATACTAGCTAAGGCGGTAAACTGTGAGAAAGCCCCTATTGCTGAACCGTGTAATGAGTGTTCGTCGTGCATTGGTATAACTGATGGATCGATTTCAGATGTGATTGAGATTGATGCCGCTTCTAATAATGGTGTCGAAGAGATTCGTGATATTCGTGATAAGGTTAAGTACGCACCAAGTTCCGTTACATATAAGGTATATATTATTGATGAGGTTCATATGTTGTCGATGGGTGCTTTTAATGCTCTGTTAAAAACATTAGAAGAACCACCAAAGCATGTTATATTTATTTTAGCAACAACAGAACCACATAAAATACCGTTAACCATTATCTCGCGGTGTCAGCGTTTTGATTTTAAACGAATCACTTCTTTTGATATTGTTGGCCGCATGCAACATATTGCAGATGAATCTCATGTGCAATATGACGAAAAAGCTTTACATGTTATCGCAAGAGCAGCTGAAGGTGGGATGCGCGATGCGTTAAGCCTACTAGATCAGGCGATTTCATTTAGTGAAAATCATGTTGCGGTTGAAGATGCGCTTACGGTAACAGGGGCCGTTGCTCAAACTTTTCTTAATCAATTAGGTCGTTCTATTTATGAAAAAGACGTTGCAGGTGCACTCTATGCGTTAGAAGAATTAATAAATCAAGGGAAAGATCCTGCTAGATTTGTTGAAGATCTTATTCTCTATTTCAGGGATATGCTTCTTTATAAGACAGCTCCAAATTTAGAAGAATCTTTAGAAAGAGTACTTTTAGATGATGACTTTATAAATTTAGCGCAACAAATCACACCACCTGAAATTTATTCTTTTATCGATATCTTAAATGGAGCTCAGCATGAAATGAAGTTCTCAAACCATGCGAAAATCTATTTAGAGATCTCTATTGTAAAGTTGTGTCAAATGGAGAAAGCCCCTGTCACAAATAGCGGAACAATTCCTGAGGTTCAAGAATTAATTAACAAAATAAACTCGCTTGAACGAGAAGTTGAAACTCTTAAAACTCAAGGAGTTGCTCGCGTGCCAGAACAGCAAGTGCAGCAAACGAAAAAAACGAACCGTTCTCAAAAGGGATTTAAAGCTCAAACAGGGAAGATTAAAGAAGTATTAAAACATGCAACAAGGCAAGATTTAAATTTATTAAAAAGTCGTTGGGGAGATTTATTAGAACAATTAAACCAACGTAGTATGAGGTCACAAGCGGCTCTTTTAAATGATGCAGAGCCTGTAGCGGCTTCTTCTACATCATTTGTGTTAAAATTTAAATATGAAATTCATTGTCAAATGGCTATGGAAAATCAAGGTTTTATAGAAGCAATCTCCTCTATATTGAATAACCTAATAAACATTCAGTATATAATGGTAGGAGTTCCAGACGATCAATGGTCGAGTATTAGACAAGAATTTTTACAGCACCACCAAGAGGATGAAAATGAAGATTCACAACAAACAGACCCTCTCATAGATGAAGCGATGAAACTTGTAGGATCTGATTTGTTAGAAATAAAAGACTAAAAAATGTAGGAGGTTTTCACACATGCGTGGTGGAATGGGAAATATGCAAAATATGATGAAACAAATGCAAAAAATGCAAAAGAAAATGGCAGAAGCTCAAGAAGAACTAGGTGACAAACGAATTGAGGGGACTGCTGGCGGCGGTATGGTTTCTGTCATTGTTTCTGGTCATAAAGAAGTGATGGAAGTAAATATTAAAGAAGAAGTTGTGGATCCTGAGGATATTGAGATGCTTCAAGATTTGGTTCTAGCGGCTACAAATGATGCGCTAAAGAAAACAGAAGAGTTAA of the Bacillus sp. 2205SS5-2 genome contains:
- a CDS encoding glycoside hydrolase family 18 protein, whose protein sequence is MQIHVVQQNQSLFGIAQAYGTNVDELINANEIPNPNQLVVGQTLVIPIVGSFYFIKAGDSLWSISQSYGIPYQELASINNISPNQPLQIGFRLYIPPEPKNEAEFNAYVEPFGETVPDNLEKSARDAAPYLTYLSPFSFQAQRDGTLDEPPLGQFPDIAKANGNILVMVITNQEEGQFNDELGRIILNDMAIQDKFLNTIVATAKKYGFRDIHFDFEYLRPADREAYNRFLRKAKKRFSQEGWLLSTALAPKTSADQKGKWYEGHDYKAHGEIVDFVVIMTYEWGYSGGPPMAVSPIEPVREVLEYAITEMPSSKILMGQNLYGYDWTLPFVQGRDTAKALSPQQAIQKAAQYNVQIQYDGKAQAPFFDYVDEKGKEHKVWFEDARSIQAKFDLIKELNLKGMSYWKLGLSFPQNWLLITENFDVTKK
- a CDS encoding isochorismatase family cysteine hydrolase codes for the protein MTKPSSHALLIIDVINSFDFDHGEALLENAKKIIKPIINLKSLCYEHDFPIIYINDHYNLWQADIEKIYRACENDTSSSFLQELRPDDKDYFLIKPKHSAFYGTALNTLLHQLQVSSLILTGLAGNICVLFTANDAYMREFTLTIPEDCIASVSKQDNHYALKMMKNVLKANTSHSTSFNLNNKGEK
- the tadA gene encoding tRNA adenosine(34) deaminase TadA → MNSKDEEYMRIAILEAKKAEKIDEVPIGAVVVIDGKIISSAYNLREKTQNAVKHAELIAIEKACEVMGTWRLERAELYVTLEPCPMCSGAILLSRVERVVYGAKDPKAGCAGSLMNLLTDGRFNHQCEVKSGILEEECGMLLSHFFRELRKKKKAGKKQKQASD
- the dnaX gene encoding DNA polymerase III subunit gamma/tau; this encodes MAYQALYRVWRPKKFVDVVGQQHVTKTLQNALLQQKISHAYLFSGPRGTGKTSAAKILAKAVNCEKAPIAEPCNECSSCIGITDGSISDVIEIDAASNNGVEEIRDIRDKVKYAPSSVTYKVYIIDEVHMLSMGAFNALLKTLEEPPKHVIFILATTEPHKIPLTIISRCQRFDFKRITSFDIVGRMQHIADESHVQYDEKALHVIARAAEGGMRDALSLLDQAISFSENHVAVEDALTVTGAVAQTFLNQLGRSIYEKDVAGALYALEELINQGKDPARFVEDLILYFRDMLLYKTAPNLEESLERVLLDDDFINLAQQITPPEIYSFIDILNGAQHEMKFSNHAKIYLEISIVKLCQMEKAPVTNSGTIPEVQELINKINSLEREVETLKTQGVARVPEQQVQQTKKTNRSQKGFKAQTGKIKEVLKHATRQDLNLLKSRWGDLLEQLNQRSMRSQAALLNDAEPVAASSTSFVLKFKYEIHCQMAMENQGFIEAISSILNNLINIQYIMVGVPDDQWSSIRQEFLQHHQEDENEDSQQTDPLIDEAMKLVGSDLLEIKD
- a CDS encoding YbaB/EbfC family nucleoid-associated protein → MRGGMGNMQNMMKQMQKMQKKMAEAQEELGDKRIEGTAGGGMVSVIVSGHKEVMEVNIKEEVVDPEDIEMLQDLVLAATNDALKKTEELTNSTMGQFTKGLNIPGM